Proteins encoded in a region of the Vicia villosa cultivar HV-30 ecotype Madison, WI linkage group LG5, Vvil1.0, whole genome shotgun sequence genome:
- the LOC131606437 gene encoding uncharacterized protein LOC131606437 codes for MKQAIRLGYKNIKAEGDSRLVINQFQGHWTIGEEDIKALREEAVELKANFHSFRALHIPETHNSAAASQACKAINLKDGVVEEGNQVEDNNQVEDDSHDEEDNLG; via the exons ATGAAACAAGCGATAAGGTTAGGATATAAGAACATCAAAGCTGAAGGAGACTCCCGACTTGTTATCAATCAG TTTCAGGGACACTGGACAATCGGTGAAGAAGATATAAAGGCGCTGCGTGAAGAGGCTGTGGAGTTGAAGGCTAACTTTCATTCATTCCGCGCCCTACACATTCCTGAG aCTCATAACAGTGCAGCTGCTTCTCAAGCATGCAAGGCTATTAATCTCAAAG atGGTGTTGTTGAAGAAGGTAATCAAGTTGAAGATAATAATCAAGTTGAAGATGATAGTCATGATGAAGAAGATAATCTTGGTTAA